A single genomic interval of Rhea pennata isolate bPtePen1 chromosome 5, bPtePen1.pri, whole genome shotgun sequence harbors:
- the EPS8L2 gene encoding epidermal growth factor receptor kinase substrate 8-like protein 2 isoform X3, whose amino-acid sequence MSLKGSLSSSPGSANGSMGKADGASKLSAKDLYEQRKKYSNSNVIMHETSQYHVQHLATFIMDKSESIVTVDDAIRKLMLLNSKEKIWTQEMLLQVNDKSIRLLDCESQAEMVHEDIESALADHKHGKKIRPQTLKVNQEKIKQRQSILPPPQGPAPVPIQHDMRGSSMNRNRVAPPSQHDPADYERRGSSSQDHEESRAILAQKIEKETQTLNCTLDDIEVFVARLQKAAEAFKQLNQRKKGKKNKKKGPAEGVLTLRARPPSEAEFIDCFQKTKLAFNLLAKLRKHIQNPSASELVHFLFGPLELIVNSCGGPELARSVLSPLLSKDATDFLRGHLTPKEMSLWDSLGETWTRSRAEWPREANIPSYIPKFRNGWEPPMEIFRGAPWEIDIGHLQEELSSANGYPYRNSSLKRSQTADQTQAVDAFKQNVTQHVNRNFEAQGMAPPKRYAKIRYDFTARNANELSVLKDEILEVLEDNKQWWKLLNRSGQAGYVPYNILDVVKLEELEQSNQRYKGDLSPRGYGPSSPTHKLPASYAGDKWGSEMLARNSPQDAKEQLMHQMDELNDELLKKITNSKIQPPQRNFKVEKHQQVLVPLTFESSAEEVKAWLEAKSFSKGTVDHLGILTGAQLFSLNRDELKKVCGDEGNRVYSKITVEKNQLEKNRGESELQEIMKRRQERIDSAN is encoded by the exons CACTTGGCCACCTTCATCATGGACAAGAGTGAATCCATTGTGACAGTGGATGACGCAATTCGAAAACTCATGTTGCTCAATTCAAAAGAGAAGATCTGGACccaggagatgctgctgcaaGTGAACGACAAGTCCATCCGCCTGCTGGATTGCGAGTCGCAG GCGGAGATGGTTCATGAGGACATAGAAAGTGCCCTGGCAGACCACAAGCATGGAAAGAAGATACGGCCACAGACGCTCAA AGTAAACCAAGAAAAGATAAAGCAGAGACAGTCTATCCTGCCACCGCCTCAAGGGCCGGCTCCCGTCCCTATCCAGCACGATATGCGAGGCTCATCAATGAACCGGAACCGGGTGGCACCTCCTTCCCAGCATGATCCAG CAGACTATGAACGACGAGGCTCCAGCTCCCAGGACCATGAAGAGTCCCGAGCCATCTTAGcacagaaaattgaaaaagaaacG CAAACTCTGAACTGCACTCTGGATGACATTGAAGTGTTCGTCGCCAGGCTTCAGAAGGCTGCAGAGGCATTCAAACAGCTCAaccaaaggaagaaagggaagaaaaataagaagaaagggCCAGCAG AGGGAGTACTGACTCTTCGAGCAAGACCCCCAAGCGAGGCTGAGTTCATCGACTGCTTCCAGAAAACCAAACTGGCTTTTAACCTCTTG gcCAAACTGAGAAAGCACATCCAGAACCCAAGTGCTTCAGAGTTGGTACATTTCCTGTTTGGGCCACTGGAACTG ATTGTCAATAGCTGTGGTGGCCCTGAGCTTGCCAGGTCTGTCCTCAGTCCACTTCTTTCTAAAGATGCCACAGATTTCCTCAGAGGACATCTGACACCAAAAGAGATGAGCCTGTGGGACTCCCTTGGAGAGACATGGACCAGATCCAG AGCTGAATGGCCTCGAGAAGCAAACATCCCAAGCTACATTCCTAAATTCCGCAACGGGTGGGAACCACCCATGGAAATTTTCCGTGGAGCTCCCTGGGAAATAGACATCGGACACTTGCAAGAAGAG CTGTCATCAGCCAATGGATATCCTTACCGTAACTCCTCACTCAAGCGTAGCCAGACAGCTGATCAGACACAAGCTGTGGATGCCTTTAAGCAGAACGTAACTCAACATGTAAATAG GAATTTTGAGGCACAAGGAATGGCCCCACCGAAAAGATATGCCAAAATCCGCTACGATTTCACTGCACGAAATGCCAATGAACTCTCAGTGCTTAAGGATGAAATCTTAGAG gTGTTGGAAGATAATAAGCAGTGGTGGAAGTTGCTCAACCGGAGTGGGCAGGCTGGTTACGTCCCTTATAATATACTGGATGTGGTGAAACTGGAAGAGCTCGAACAG TCTAATCAGAGGTACAAAGGAGATCTGAGCCCCAGAGGATACGGACCATCCAGCCCAACTCACAAGCTACCTGCCAGCTATGCTGGTGATAAATGGGGAAGTGAAATGTTAGCACGCAACTCTCCCCAGGATGCCAAAGAAC AACTCATGCATCAAATGGATGAGCTGAATGACGAGTTGCTAAAGAAGATCACAAACAGTAAAATTCAGCCTCCCCAGAGGAATTTCAAAGTGGAAAAACATCAGCAAGTTCTTGTGCCCCTTACCTTTGAATCCAGTGCTGAAGAAGTCAAAGCTTGGCTGGAGGCCAAGTCATTCAGCAAAGG GACAGTGGATCACCTTGGCATCCTTACTGGAGCTCAGCTTTTCTCCCTGAACAGAGATGAGCTAAAGAAAGTGTGTGGTGACGAGGGAAATAGAGTATACAGTAAAATCACAGTAGAGAAAAACCAACTAGAG AAAAACAGAGGGGAGTCAGAGCTCCAAGAAATTATGAAGCGTCGCCAGGAGAGGATTGATTCTGCTAATTAA
- the EPS8L2 gene encoding epidermal growth factor receptor kinase substrate 8-like protein 2 isoform X2, which translates to MSLKGSLSSSPGSANGSMGKADGASKLSAKDLYEQRKKYSNSNVIMHETSQYHVQHLATFIMDKSESIVTVDDAIRKLMLLNSKEKIWTQEMLLQVNDKSIRLLDCESQEELEEFPLPTVQHCQTVLNQMRYSSILLLVCQDSEQHKPDIHFFNCDEVEAEMVHEDIESALADHKHGKKIRPQTLKVNQEKIKQRQSILPPPQGPAPVPIQHDMRGSSMNRNRVAPPSQHDPDYERRGSSSQDHEESRAILAQKIEKETQTLNCTLDDIEVFVARLQKAAEAFKQLNQRKKGKKNKKKGPAEGVLTLRARPPSEAEFIDCFQKTKLAFNLLAKLRKHIQNPSASELVHFLFGPLELIVNSCGGPELARSVLSPLLSKDATDFLRGHLTPKEMSLWDSLGETWTRSRAEWPREANIPSYIPKFRNGWEPPMEIFRGAPWEIDIGHLQEELSSANGYPYRNSSLKRSQTADQTQAVDAFKQNVTQHVNRNFEAQGMAPPKRYAKIRYDFTARNANELSVLKDEILEVLEDNKQWWKLLNRSGQAGYVPYNILDVVKLEELEQSNQRYKGDLSPRGYGPSSPTHKLPASYAGDKWGSEMLARNSPQDAKEQLMHQMDELNDELLKKITNSKIQPPQRNFKVEKHQQVLVPLTFESSAEEVKAWLEAKSFSKGTVDHLGILTGAQLFSLNRDELKKVCGDEGNRVYSKITVEKNQLEKNRGESELQEIMKRRQERIDSAN; encoded by the exons CACTTGGCCACCTTCATCATGGACAAGAGTGAATCCATTGTGACAGTGGATGACGCAATTCGAAAACTCATGTTGCTCAATTCAAAAGAGAAGATCTGGACccaggagatgctgctgcaaGTGAACGACAAGTCCATCCGCCTGCTGGATTGCGAGTCGCAG gaggagctggaggaatTCCCTCTGCCAACAGTCCAGCACTGCCAAACAGTGCTGAATCAGATGCGCTAttcctccatcctcctccttgtGTGCCAGGATTCAGAGCAGCACAAACCGGACATTCACTTCTTCAACTGCGATGAGGTGGAG GCGGAGATGGTTCATGAGGACATAGAAAGTGCCCTGGCAGACCACAAGCATGGAAAGAAGATACGGCCACAGACGCTCAA AGTAAACCAAGAAAAGATAAAGCAGAGACAGTCTATCCTGCCACCGCCTCAAGGGCCGGCTCCCGTCCCTATCCAGCACGATATGCGAGGCTCATCAATGAACCGGAACCGGGTGGCACCTCCTTCCCAGCATGATCCAG ACTATGAACGACGAGGCTCCAGCTCCCAGGACCATGAAGAGTCCCGAGCCATCTTAGcacagaaaattgaaaaagaaacG CAAACTCTGAACTGCACTCTGGATGACATTGAAGTGTTCGTCGCCAGGCTTCAGAAGGCTGCAGAGGCATTCAAACAGCTCAaccaaaggaagaaagggaagaaaaataagaagaaagggCCAGCAG AGGGAGTACTGACTCTTCGAGCAAGACCCCCAAGCGAGGCTGAGTTCATCGACTGCTTCCAGAAAACCAAACTGGCTTTTAACCTCTTG gcCAAACTGAGAAAGCACATCCAGAACCCAAGTGCTTCAGAGTTGGTACATTTCCTGTTTGGGCCACTGGAACTG ATTGTCAATAGCTGTGGTGGCCCTGAGCTTGCCAGGTCTGTCCTCAGTCCACTTCTTTCTAAAGATGCCACAGATTTCCTCAGAGGACATCTGACACCAAAAGAGATGAGCCTGTGGGACTCCCTTGGAGAGACATGGACCAGATCCAG AGCTGAATGGCCTCGAGAAGCAAACATCCCAAGCTACATTCCTAAATTCCGCAACGGGTGGGAACCACCCATGGAAATTTTCCGTGGAGCTCCCTGGGAAATAGACATCGGACACTTGCAAGAAGAG CTGTCATCAGCCAATGGATATCCTTACCGTAACTCCTCACTCAAGCGTAGCCAGACAGCTGATCAGACACAAGCTGTGGATGCCTTTAAGCAGAACGTAACTCAACATGTAAATAG GAATTTTGAGGCACAAGGAATGGCCCCACCGAAAAGATATGCCAAAATCCGCTACGATTTCACTGCACGAAATGCCAATGAACTCTCAGTGCTTAAGGATGAAATCTTAGAG gTGTTGGAAGATAATAAGCAGTGGTGGAAGTTGCTCAACCGGAGTGGGCAGGCTGGTTACGTCCCTTATAATATACTGGATGTGGTGAAACTGGAAGAGCTCGAACAG TCTAATCAGAGGTACAAAGGAGATCTGAGCCCCAGAGGATACGGACCATCCAGCCCAACTCACAAGCTACCTGCCAGCTATGCTGGTGATAAATGGGGAAGTGAAATGTTAGCACGCAACTCTCCCCAGGATGCCAAAGAAC AACTCATGCATCAAATGGATGAGCTGAATGACGAGTTGCTAAAGAAGATCACAAACAGTAAAATTCAGCCTCCCCAGAGGAATTTCAAAGTGGAAAAACATCAGCAAGTTCTTGTGCCCCTTACCTTTGAATCCAGTGCTGAAGAAGTCAAAGCTTGGCTGGAGGCCAAGTCATTCAGCAAAGG GACAGTGGATCACCTTGGCATCCTTACTGGAGCTCAGCTTTTCTCCCTGAACAGAGATGAGCTAAAGAAAGTGTGTGGTGACGAGGGAAATAGAGTATACAGTAAAATCACAGTAGAGAAAAACCAACTAGAG AAAAACAGAGGGGAGTCAGAGCTCCAAGAAATTATGAAGCGTCGCCAGGAGAGGATTGATTCTGCTAATTAA
- the EPS8L2 gene encoding epidermal growth factor receptor kinase substrate 8-like protein 2 isoform X1 has protein sequence MSLKGSLSSSPGSANGSMGKADGASKLSAKDLYEQRKKYSNSNVIMHETSQYHVQHLATFIMDKSESIVTVDDAIRKLMLLNSKEKIWTQEMLLQVNDKSIRLLDCESQEELEEFPLPTVQHCQTVLNQMRYSSILLLVCQDSEQHKPDIHFFNCDEVEAEMVHEDIESALADHKHGKKIRPQTLKVNQEKIKQRQSILPPPQGPAPVPIQHDMRGSSMNRNRVAPPSQHDPADYERRGSSSQDHEESRAILAQKIEKETQTLNCTLDDIEVFVARLQKAAEAFKQLNQRKKGKKNKKKGPAEGVLTLRARPPSEAEFIDCFQKTKLAFNLLAKLRKHIQNPSASELVHFLFGPLELIVNSCGGPELARSVLSPLLSKDATDFLRGHLTPKEMSLWDSLGETWTRSRAEWPREANIPSYIPKFRNGWEPPMEIFRGAPWEIDIGHLQEELSSANGYPYRNSSLKRSQTADQTQAVDAFKQNVTQHVNRNFEAQGMAPPKRYAKIRYDFTARNANELSVLKDEILEVLEDNKQWWKLLNRSGQAGYVPYNILDVVKLEELEQSNQRYKGDLSPRGYGPSSPTHKLPASYAGDKWGSEMLARNSPQDAKEQLMHQMDELNDELLKKITNSKIQPPQRNFKVEKHQQVLVPLTFESSAEEVKAWLEAKSFSKGTVDHLGILTGAQLFSLNRDELKKVCGDEGNRVYSKITVEKNQLEKNRGESELQEIMKRRQERIDSAN, from the exons CACTTGGCCACCTTCATCATGGACAAGAGTGAATCCATTGTGACAGTGGATGACGCAATTCGAAAACTCATGTTGCTCAATTCAAAAGAGAAGATCTGGACccaggagatgctgctgcaaGTGAACGACAAGTCCATCCGCCTGCTGGATTGCGAGTCGCAG gaggagctggaggaatTCCCTCTGCCAACAGTCCAGCACTGCCAAACAGTGCTGAATCAGATGCGCTAttcctccatcctcctccttgtGTGCCAGGATTCAGAGCAGCACAAACCGGACATTCACTTCTTCAACTGCGATGAGGTGGAG GCGGAGATGGTTCATGAGGACATAGAAAGTGCCCTGGCAGACCACAAGCATGGAAAGAAGATACGGCCACAGACGCTCAA AGTAAACCAAGAAAAGATAAAGCAGAGACAGTCTATCCTGCCACCGCCTCAAGGGCCGGCTCCCGTCCCTATCCAGCACGATATGCGAGGCTCATCAATGAACCGGAACCGGGTGGCACCTCCTTCCCAGCATGATCCAG CAGACTATGAACGACGAGGCTCCAGCTCCCAGGACCATGAAGAGTCCCGAGCCATCTTAGcacagaaaattgaaaaagaaacG CAAACTCTGAACTGCACTCTGGATGACATTGAAGTGTTCGTCGCCAGGCTTCAGAAGGCTGCAGAGGCATTCAAACAGCTCAaccaaaggaagaaagggaagaaaaataagaagaaagggCCAGCAG AGGGAGTACTGACTCTTCGAGCAAGACCCCCAAGCGAGGCTGAGTTCATCGACTGCTTCCAGAAAACCAAACTGGCTTTTAACCTCTTG gcCAAACTGAGAAAGCACATCCAGAACCCAAGTGCTTCAGAGTTGGTACATTTCCTGTTTGGGCCACTGGAACTG ATTGTCAATAGCTGTGGTGGCCCTGAGCTTGCCAGGTCTGTCCTCAGTCCACTTCTTTCTAAAGATGCCACAGATTTCCTCAGAGGACATCTGACACCAAAAGAGATGAGCCTGTGGGACTCCCTTGGAGAGACATGGACCAGATCCAG AGCTGAATGGCCTCGAGAAGCAAACATCCCAAGCTACATTCCTAAATTCCGCAACGGGTGGGAACCACCCATGGAAATTTTCCGTGGAGCTCCCTGGGAAATAGACATCGGACACTTGCAAGAAGAG CTGTCATCAGCCAATGGATATCCTTACCGTAACTCCTCACTCAAGCGTAGCCAGACAGCTGATCAGACACAAGCTGTGGATGCCTTTAAGCAGAACGTAACTCAACATGTAAATAG GAATTTTGAGGCACAAGGAATGGCCCCACCGAAAAGATATGCCAAAATCCGCTACGATTTCACTGCACGAAATGCCAATGAACTCTCAGTGCTTAAGGATGAAATCTTAGAG gTGTTGGAAGATAATAAGCAGTGGTGGAAGTTGCTCAACCGGAGTGGGCAGGCTGGTTACGTCCCTTATAATATACTGGATGTGGTGAAACTGGAAGAGCTCGAACAG TCTAATCAGAGGTACAAAGGAGATCTGAGCCCCAGAGGATACGGACCATCCAGCCCAACTCACAAGCTACCTGCCAGCTATGCTGGTGATAAATGGGGAAGTGAAATGTTAGCACGCAACTCTCCCCAGGATGCCAAAGAAC AACTCATGCATCAAATGGATGAGCTGAATGACGAGTTGCTAAAGAAGATCACAAACAGTAAAATTCAGCCTCCCCAGAGGAATTTCAAAGTGGAAAAACATCAGCAAGTTCTTGTGCCCCTTACCTTTGAATCCAGTGCTGAAGAAGTCAAAGCTTGGCTGGAGGCCAAGTCATTCAGCAAAGG GACAGTGGATCACCTTGGCATCCTTACTGGAGCTCAGCTTTTCTCCCTGAACAGAGATGAGCTAAAGAAAGTGTGTGGTGACGAGGGAAATAGAGTATACAGTAAAATCACAGTAGAGAAAAACCAACTAGAG AAAAACAGAGGGGAGTCAGAGCTCCAAGAAATTATGAAGCGTCGCCAGGAGAGGATTGATTCTGCTAATTAA